The following proteins are encoded in a genomic region of Lactiplantibacillus plantarum:
- a CDS encoding YxeA family protein gives MNKKRAIWLAAIIMMISVGTLLIVPTMTKNQGSELAMAVDNLNPFVKVQTVYGRTNQAIGHSTGQMGEDIYTYRMLTSDAQGKQRWLTFTADHRLKQRHYLKIETKGQNVNSWEAVATNQVPQNIQEVLA, from the coding sequence ATGAATAAAAAAAGGGCTATTTGGTTGGCGGCGATTATTATGATGATTAGTGTAGGTACATTGTTAATTGTACCGACGATGACGAAGAATCAGGGGAGTGAGCTGGCAATGGCGGTGGATAACTTAAACCCATTTGTTAAGGTACAAACGGTCTATGGTCGGACTAATCAGGCAATCGGCCACTCGACTGGTCAGATGGGCGAAGATATCTATACCTATCGAATGCTGACCAGCGATGCGCAAGGTAAGCAACGCTGGTTGACATTTACCGCAGATCACCGGCTAAAGCAACGACACTATTTAAAGATTGAGACGAAGGGACAAAACGTGAATTCATGGGAGGCCGTTGCGACAAATCAGGTACCTCAAAATATACAAGAAGTATTGGCTTAA